Proteins encoded together in one Bacteroides zoogleoformans window:
- a CDS encoding TraB/GumN family protein, whose translation MKKIISLLLLICLVQSAHAQLLWKVSGKGLEKPSYIFGTYHLSPLGIKDSIAALPQAVNETSQVYGEVVMSEMMSPAFVQSMQQQMMMPQDSTLQSLFTPEQYEELGKVVKENMMVDIAMLAQLKPAAINTQLAVILYMKHTPGFNPQEQLDAYFQQQAQQQGKKVGGLEAPQSQVDILFNSQTLKRQAEILYCTASDIDRTVGQVKRVIEAYRKQDLNAMLQLLAERRGDSCDPLPGEMEALIDNRNKAWAEKMPALMSEAPTLFVVGAGHLPGDNGVLNLLQQQGYTLEAQK comes from the coding sequence ATGAAGAAAATTATCAGCCTCCTCCTGCTTATCTGCCTTGTGCAGAGCGCCCATGCGCAACTCTTGTGGAAAGTATCCGGCAAGGGATTGGAAAAACCGTCGTACATCTTCGGCACCTACCACCTCTCGCCCCTCGGCATCAAGGACAGCATTGCCGCCCTGCCGCAAGCCGTGAACGAAACCTCGCAGGTTTATGGTGAGGTGGTCATGAGCGAAATGATGTCGCCGGCTTTTGTGCAAAGCATGCAACAGCAGATGATGATGCCCCAAGACAGCACACTGCAAAGCCTCTTCACACCCGAACAATACGAAGAATTGGGCAAAGTGGTCAAAGAGAACATGATGGTGGACATCGCCATGCTGGCACAACTGAAACCGGCCGCCATCAACACGCAACTCGCCGTGATACTCTACATGAAACATACGCCGGGCTTCAATCCGCAGGAACAGCTCGACGCCTACTTTCAGCAACAGGCACAGCAACAGGGCAAGAAAGTGGGCGGACTGGAAGCACCCCAATCGCAAGTGGATATCCTCTTCAACAGCCAGACGCTGAAACGTCAGGCGGAGATTCTGTATTGTACGGCGAGTGACATCGACAGAACCGTAGGACAAGTCAAACGCGTGATTGAAGCCTATCGGAAGCAGGATTTGAATGCGATGTTGCAACTGCTGGCCGAACGTCGCGGCGACTCGTGCGACCCTCTGCCCGGAGAAATGGAAGCGTTGATTGACAACCGCAACAAAGCATGGGCCGAAAAGATGCCCGCCCTCATGAGCGAGGCTCCCACGCTCTTCGTGGTAGGCGCCGGACACCTGCCCGGCGACAACGGCGTATTGAACCTGCTGCAACAGCAAGGCTATACGCTGGAAGCCCAGAAGTAA
- a CDS encoding SusC/RagA family TonB-linked outer membrane protein — protein MSNKMKNMCNALLFTLVAMISLNVSAQNVTVKGTVKDKIGETVIGASVVQKGNNSNGTITDVDGNFTLSVPANATLVFSYVGMTTQEVAVKGQKVIDVVLADDAQALEEVVVIGYGAVKRKDLTGSVATVNSEVLAAVPVATATEALTGKMAGVQITTTEGSPDAEMKIRVRGGGSISQSNEPLFIVDGFPVESISDIPASDIEDMTVLKDASSTAIYGSRGANGVILVTTKSGKEGKVSVNYNAYYSWKKIAKTLDVLSAADYAKWQYELAQLKGSSYVTGYEKFFGSYTDLDLYDNIATNDWQNLTFGRTGHTFNHSLNINGGSDKIKYAFSYNHMNDKAIMEGSSYKRDNFSLKLNTKPAKNVTLDFQARYSETDINGGGANDVSSPYDSDKRLKYSVIYTPIPLANLDSSSGSADDDLGNLYHPLTSISDNDRMQERKGLNIAGGFGWEIFKNFKVKAEVGYDDYRNNDQRFWGLTTYYIKNVPSKDNQKKPAAQFAETNRHKFRSTNTVSYDFSRLFRGDSHHLNAMAGHEWIISKSTVQTNVVHGFPESFTASDAWKYSSQGKPFTIDNYLNPDEKLLSYFGRVNYDFESKYLLSATFRADGSSKFSSGNQWGYFPSAAFAWRVSSEPFMKNTQGWLDDLKLRVSYGTAGNNNIPSGQMNLNYKSSATSWINGFDSYWSASKIMPNADLKWETTITRNAGMDFTVLGGKLSGTVEAYLNTTKDLLIQFPVAGTGYDYQYRNMGKTQNKGIEASINWTILDKKNYGLSFSANIGFNKNEIKDLGIMNDFGEETYWASSEIGYDFWIAKGSSVGRMYGYRSAGRYEVSDFIGYDEASKSWKLKEGVVDGTAVLGKLRPGTMKLANIDGSADNKVTLADREIIGDANPVHTGGFSINARAYGFDLSANFNWSYGNDVYNANKIEFTNPGKYQYRNMIGEMAAGKRWNNLNADGTICNDPARLTAMNANTTMWSPYANSEKMIFSDWAVEDASFLRLNTLTLGYTLPKALLSKAHIQNLRLYVTAYNVFCLTNYSGYDPEVSTVRRTNLTPGVDYSAYPKSRQFVVGLNLNF, from the coding sequence ATGTCTAACAAGATGAAAAACATGTGCAATGCGCTACTATTCACGTTGGTAGCCATGATATCGCTCAACGTATCAGCGCAAAATGTGACCGTAAAAGGTACTGTGAAAGACAAAATCGGAGAAACAGTAATAGGCGCCTCCGTAGTCCAAAAAGGAAATAACAGCAATGGAACCATTACGGATGTTGACGGAAACTTTACACTGTCTGTCCCCGCCAATGCCACACTGGTATTTTCTTATGTGGGAATGACTACACAAGAAGTTGCCGTTAAAGGACAGAAAGTTATCGATGTGGTTTTGGCAGACGATGCGCAGGCCCTGGAAGAGGTGGTGGTCATCGGCTACGGTGCGGTGAAACGTAAAGACCTGACCGGTTCCGTGGCCACCGTTAACTCCGAGGTTTTGGCAGCTGTGCCGGTAGCTACGGCAACAGAAGCGCTGACCGGTAAGATGGCGGGTGTGCAGATTACCACAACCGAAGGTTCGCCCGATGCAGAAATGAAAATCCGCGTACGCGGCGGAGGTTCCATCTCTCAAAGCAACGAACCGTTGTTTATCGTTGACGGGTTCCCCGTAGAATCAATTTCCGACATTCCGGCTTCGGACATCGAAGATATGACCGTATTGAAAGATGCCTCTTCGACGGCAATCTACGGATCACGTGGCGCAAACGGTGTTATCTTGGTTACTACAAAATCCGGAAAGGAAGGCAAAGTGTCCGTAAACTACAACGCTTATTATTCATGGAAAAAGATTGCCAAAACATTGGATGTGCTCAGCGCTGCCGATTATGCAAAGTGGCAATACGAGCTGGCTCAGCTGAAAGGCAGCAGTTATGTGACGGGCTATGAGAAATTCTTCGGTTCGTACACAGACTTGGACTTGTATGACAACATTGCGACCAACGACTGGCAGAATCTGACTTTCGGGCGTACCGGCCATACCTTCAACCACAGCCTGAACATCAATGGAGGTAGCGACAAAATCAAATACGCTTTCAGCTACAACCACATGAATGACAAAGCCATCATGGAAGGTTCCTCATACAAGCGTGACAATTTCAGCCTAAAGCTGAACACCAAGCCCGCCAAGAACGTGACGCTGGATTTTCAGGCACGTTATTCCGAAACAGACATCAACGGCGGTGGTGCAAACGATGTAAGCTCTCCTTATGACTCGGACAAACGTCTGAAATACTCCGTCATTTATACCCCGATACCCCTTGCCAATTTGGATTCTTCTTCAGGCAGTGCCGACGACGATTTAGGAAACCTCTATCATCCATTGACATCCATCTCTGACAACGATAGGATGCAAGAACGCAAAGGTTTGAACATCGCTGGCGGTTTCGGATGGGAAATCTTCAAGAACTTCAAGGTCAAAGCCGAAGTTGGCTACGACGACTATCGCAACAACGACCAACGTTTCTGGGGATTGACCACCTATTATATAAAGAATGTTCCCTCCAAAGACAATCAGAAGAAGCCGGCAGCTCAATTCGCCGAGACCAATCGTCACAAGTTCCGTAGCACGAATACCGTCAGCTACGATTTCTCCAGGTTGTTCAGAGGTGACAGCCACCACTTGAACGCCATGGCCGGACACGAATGGATCATCAGTAAATCAACCGTTCAGACCAATGTGGTTCATGGATTCCCCGAATCGTTCACAGCATCCGATGCATGGAAATACTCCTCGCAAGGCAAGCCTTTTACTATCGACAACTACCTCAATCCGGACGAAAAGCTCTTGTCCTATTTCGGTCGTGTCAACTATGACTTTGAAAGCAAATATTTGTTGAGTGCTACATTCCGTGCCGATGGCTCCTCCAAATTCTCATCCGGCAATCAATGGGGATACTTCCCGTCTGCCGCCTTTGCATGGCGCGTATCTTCAGAACCTTTTATGAAAAACACCCAAGGCTGGCTGGACGACTTGAAGTTGCGCGTAAGCTACGGAACTGCCGGCAATAATAATATTCCTTCCGGTCAAATGAACTTAAACTACAAGTCTTCAGCAACCAGCTGGATCAATGGGTTTGACAGCTATTGGTCGGCTTCCAAGATAATGCCGAACGCGGATTTGAAATGGGAAACTACCATTACTCGCAATGCGGGTATGGACTTCACCGTATTAGGCGGCAAACTGAGCGGTACTGTCGAAGCATACTTGAACACGACCAAAGATTTGCTCATTCAGTTCCCGGTTGCAGGAACCGGTTACGACTATCAGTATCGCAACATGGGTAAAACACAAAACAAAGGTATTGAAGCCAGCATCAACTGGACTATCCTTGACAAAAAAAACTATGGTTTGAGCTTCAGTGCGAACATCGGATTCAACAAGAATGAAATCAAAGACCTGGGCATCATGAACGACTTCGGTGAAGAGACCTATTGGGCCTCTTCCGAAATCGGTTACGACTTCTGGATAGCCAAGGGAAGCTCTGTCGGCAGGATGTACGGCTATCGTTCCGCAGGCCGTTACGAGGTAAGCGATTTCATCGGTTATGACGAAGCATCCAAGTCTTGGAAGCTGAAAGAAGGTGTGGTAGATGGAACTGCCGTTCTCGGTAAGTTGCGTCCGGGCACCATGAAGCTTGCCAACATTGACGGCAGTGCGGATAACAAAGTGACATTGGCCGACCGCGAAATCATTGGTGATGCCAATCCGGTACATACCGGCGGTTTCAGCATCAATGCCCGCGCCTATGGCTTCGACCTGAGTGCAAACTTCAACTGGAGTTATGGCAACGACGTCTACAATGCCAATAAAATAGAGTTCACCAATCCCGGAAAATACCAATACCGTAACATGATTGGCGAAATGGCCGCCGGCAAACGCTGGAACAACCTGAATGCGGACGGAACCATTTGCAACGATCCTGCCCGATTAACAGCAATGAATGCCAACACCACCATGTGGTCTCCTTATGCCAATAGCGAGAAAATGATTTTCAGCGACTGGGCCGTAGAAGACGCTTCTTTCCTGCGTCTGAACACATTAACTTTAGGCTATACATTACCCAAAGCTTTGCTCTCTAAAGCGCACATACAGAATTTACGTCTCTATGTGACGGCTTACAATGTATTCTGCCTTACGAACTATTCCGGATATGATCCGGAAGTATCCACAGTCCGCAGAACCAACCTGACTCCGGGTGTTGACTATTCCGCCTATCCCAAGAGCCGTCAGTTCGTGGTAGGTCTTAACTTGAACTTCTAA
- a CDS encoding DUF4957 domain-containing protein: protein MKKFSKYIIGAGLALVALTTACSKQDNELTAVEYARFFAPFGLEAKVNNNINVRLSWTPIEGATSYDIEIFQDDSLTFAGTPIRTYTGLTNSNIPYDVKELMGDTRYSARFKAHGEGRPESKWNGVYFKTDPEQLLSKVTEDDLTYSSATFTWKANKQVTGMVLNPGDIRHTFTAEELKTCTATVGKLQGNTKYTARLVNGDKNCGEHSFTTLIDPATAILVSEGGKSLQEAIDEATQNLNLILVRAGTYELTDINIDKDVRIVGERMNNRPVIKGSNFKLNGGSVEMRNVILDGDYTKNHAFDYKKEATYSALHVENCEIRNFDKGLFYINTASLVESITFDNCMIHDVKCNGADFMDSRKGAYKALDFINNTVYNSCADRDFVRYDNATKTFPDVMSQINVSNNTLVGISNNPSKRIMYVRFATEQKEENGVKTTFKHSIKFMNNIVTNTAGYFSKQSQTNSAPTFGNNNYFRAANAGTIEVTVDGIAQVVAKDGGKTLDPKFRDESNGDFTVTNENVKINKVGAPQWL from the coding sequence ATGAAGAAGTTTTCAAAATATATCATTGGGGCAGGGTTGGCTTTGGTTGCCCTGACCACCGCTTGCAGCAAACAAGACAACGAGCTGACCGCCGTTGAATACGCACGCTTCTTTGCTCCCTTCGGACTGGAGGCAAAAGTAAACAATAACATCAATGTCCGTCTAAGCTGGACTCCGATAGAAGGGGCGACAAGTTATGACATCGAAATCTTTCAAGATGACAGTCTGACTTTTGCCGGCACACCGATACGCACCTATACCGGTCTGACAAATTCCAATATCCCTTATGACGTGAAAGAATTGATGGGCGACACCCGATATTCTGCCAGATTCAAAGCGCATGGCGAAGGCAGACCGGAGTCCAAATGGAACGGGGTGTATTTCAAGACCGACCCGGAACAATTGCTAAGCAAAGTGACAGAAGACGACCTGACTTATTCAAGCGCCACGTTTACGTGGAAAGCGAACAAACAAGTAACCGGCATGGTGCTTAACCCCGGAGATATCCGACACACTTTCACGGCAGAAGAACTAAAGACTTGCACTGCCACCGTCGGCAAACTACAAGGCAACACCAAATACACAGCCCGCTTAGTCAACGGAGACAAGAATTGCGGTGAACACTCTTTCACGACTTTAATCGACCCGGCTACCGCCATTTTGGTATCGGAAGGCGGAAAGTCGCTGCAAGAAGCCATCGACGAAGCAACGCAGAACCTCAACCTGATTCTTGTTCGTGCAGGAACGTATGAACTGACCGACATAAACATTGACAAAGACGTACGTATCGTGGGAGAAAGAATGAACAACCGCCCCGTGATAAAAGGCAGTAACTTCAAATTGAATGGAGGCAGCGTAGAGATGAGAAATGTCATTCTGGATGGAGACTACACCAAAAACCATGCGTTCGACTACAAGAAAGAGGCGACGTACTCTGCCCTGCATGTGGAAAACTGCGAAATAAGGAACTTCGATAAAGGCCTGTTCTACATCAACACCGCTTCTTTGGTGGAATCAATCACTTTCGACAACTGCATGATACACGACGTAAAATGTAACGGAGCCGACTTCATGGATAGCCGCAAGGGAGCCTACAAAGCTCTGGATTTCATCAACAACACCGTTTACAACAGTTGCGCCGACCGCGATTTTGTGCGTTATGACAATGCCACCAAGACGTTCCCTGATGTGATGAGCCAGATCAACGTCAGCAACAACACCTTGGTCGGTATATCGAACAATCCAAGCAAACGCATCATGTACGTCAGGTTTGCCACAGAGCAAAAAGAAGAGAATGGTGTAAAAACCACTTTCAAACATAGCATCAAATTCATGAATAATATAGTAACCAATACGGCGGGATACTTCTCCAAGCAATCGCAAACCAACTCCGCCCCCACATTCGGCAACAACAACTATTTCCGTGCAGCCAATGCAGGCACGATAGAGGTAACAGTGGACGGCATTGCCCAAGTAGTGGCAAAGGATGGAGGCAAGACCCTCGACCCTAAATTCAGAGACGAAAGCAATGGCGATTTCACCGTAACCAATGAAAATGTCAAGATAAATAAGGTGGGCGCTCCCCAATGGTTATAG
- a CDS encoding ABC transporter ATP-binding protein: protein MIQITDLQKHFGSKVAVDIESYTIHRGDMLGLVGNNGAGKTTLFRLILDLLKADRGNVTIDGTDTSRSEEWKRDTGAFIDDGFLIDYLTPEEYFYFIGKMYGLNKQEVDRRLLPFGRFMNGEVLGQKKFIRNFSMGNKQKVGIISAMLHHPQLLILDEPFNFLDPSSQSIIKHLLKKYNEEHGATVIISSHNLNHTVDVCPRIALLENGVIIRDIKNEHNSAEKELEAYFNISVEEEIAEETSDTSEQTSMQETQPME, encoded by the coding sequence ATGATACAGATTACAGACCTTCAGAAACACTTCGGCAGCAAGGTTGCCGTCGACATAGAGAGCTACACCATACACCGCGGCGACATGCTGGGACTGGTGGGCAACAACGGTGCCGGAAAAACCACCCTCTTCCGCCTCATCCTCGACCTGCTGAAAGCCGACAGAGGAAACGTCACCATAGACGGCACGGACACCAGCCGGAGCGAGGAATGGAAAAGAGACACGGGCGCCTTCATCGACGACGGTTTCCTGATAGACTACCTGACGCCCGAAGAGTATTTCTACTTCATCGGCAAGATGTACGGACTGAATAAACAAGAGGTGGACAGACGCTTACTCCCCTTCGGTCGTTTCATGAACGGCGAGGTGCTGGGACAGAAAAAGTTCATCCGCAACTTCTCCATGGGAAACAAGCAGAAGGTAGGCATCATCTCGGCCATGCTTCACCACCCGCAACTGCTGATTTTGGACGAGCCGTTCAACTTTCTCGACCCCAGTTCGCAATCCATCATCAAGCACCTGCTGAAGAAGTACAACGAAGAACACGGTGCCACCGTCATCATCTCCAGCCACAACCTGAACCATACGGTGGACGTGTGTCCGCGCATCGCCCTGCTGGAGAACGGCGTCATCATCCGCGACATCAAGAACGAGCACAACTCTGCCGAGAAGGAATTGGAAGCCTACTTCAACATCAGTGTAGAGGAAGAGATTGCCGAGGAAACCTCGGACACATCCGAACAGACATCGATGCAAGAAACGCAGCCAATGGAATAA
- a CDS encoding RagB/SusD family nutrient uptake outer membrane protein, translating into MKKILYTSVLMLSLAGATTSCDLESPSVSAMEEPNLFAVKDLAEGAVMGIHQSFGETNSYRGRFLPYYGINTDLEWINNIDPAKIADDGKYELCTYATRPTNSQMNTDNNAWAKFYEGIERANLCIRGLRAYADLTNPDFRQLLGEALTLRAVLYLDLVKGWGDVPARFEPNSSETVYLPKTDRDSIYIHLLNDLKEASDMVPWPNASTVTKSTERINKAFVKGLRARIALYAAGYSQRADGIRRSNHPELTVDKMHTIAKEECLDVINNSGSVLGSFIDNFKKLCQDNTTAGGESLWEVPFAAGRGRVLYTLGVKHKAKDQYTEQAQGGINGPLPYLFYDYDVEDVRRDITCVPYEWSSGLVNGKSRQEVRSLKSWCFGKLRYEWMNRIVTSTNDDGINWQYMRLADVYLMAAEAINELESPTAAAPYLRPILSRALPVAKVSAYMTKATANKDAFFNAIVEQRGFEFAGESLRKADLIRWNLLKVKMDEAKKKMKQLARREGAYADLPEKLYYKTDKDNETLLFYGLNHGEVGSAPEGYESVTWINTEKLTDALIDCLYQKNPDENQFWPIWQTFIDSSNGMLSNN; encoded by the coding sequence ATGAAAAAGATACTATACACATCTGTTTTAATGCTGTCGCTGGCAGGCGCAACGACCTCTTGCGACTTGGAATCTCCCTCTGTTTCTGCGATGGAAGAACCCAACCTGTTTGCAGTAAAAGACTTGGCCGAAGGGGCTGTAATGGGTATTCATCAATCCTTTGGAGAGACTAACTCCTATCGCGGTCGTTTCCTCCCTTATTATGGTATAAACACCGACCTTGAATGGATAAACAACATAGATCCCGCCAAGATTGCCGACGACGGAAAATACGAGTTGTGCACCTACGCCACGCGTCCCACCAACTCGCAAATGAATACCGACAACAATGCTTGGGCAAAATTCTATGAAGGTATTGAACGTGCCAACCTATGCATACGCGGCTTGCGTGCCTATGCCGACCTTACGAATCCGGATTTCCGCCAGTTGCTGGGTGAAGCCCTCACTTTGAGAGCCGTGCTCTACCTTGACTTGGTAAAAGGCTGGGGAGATGTTCCCGCCCGCTTCGAGCCTAACTCTTCGGAAACGGTTTACCTGCCCAAGACTGACAGAGATTCCATTTATATACATCTGCTCAACGACTTGAAAGAGGCTTCGGACATGGTTCCTTGGCCTAATGCATCTACTGTTACCAAAAGTACGGAACGAATCAACAAGGCTTTCGTCAAAGGCCTCCGTGCACGTATTGCCCTCTATGCCGCAGGATATAGTCAACGTGCAGACGGCATACGCCGCAGCAATCATCCGGAACTGACAGTTGATAAAATGCATACCATTGCCAAAGAGGAATGCCTGGATGTCATTAATAATAGCGGAAGCGTTTTGGGTAGTTTCATTGATAACTTCAAGAAACTGTGTCAGGACAATACCACTGCCGGTGGCGAATCTCTTTGGGAAGTTCCTTTTGCTGCCGGTCGAGGTCGCGTACTCTATACCTTGGGCGTGAAACACAAAGCTAAAGACCAATATACCGAGCAGGCACAGGGTGGCATAAACGGTCCCCTGCCCTATCTTTTCTATGACTATGATGTAGAGGATGTGCGTCGTGACATCACTTGTGTTCCTTATGAGTGGTCGTCCGGTTTGGTCAACGGAAAATCCAGACAGGAAGTGCGCAGCCTGAAAAGCTGGTGCTTCGGTAAACTTCGTTATGAGTGGATGAACCGTATTGTTACTTCTACCAACGACGATGGCATCAACTGGCAGTACATGCGTCTGGCCGATGTGTATCTGATGGCCGCAGAAGCTATCAACGAACTGGAATCACCTACTGCTGCCGCACCTTATTTGCGCCCGATATTGAGCCGTGCATTGCCCGTAGCCAAAGTTTCGGCATACATGACAAAAGCCACTGCAAACAAAGACGCTTTCTTCAACGCCATAGTAGAACAACGCGGCTTTGAGTTTGCCGGAGAATCTCTCAGAAAAGCAGACCTTATCCGTTGGAATCTGCTGAAAGTAAAGATGGACGAAGCAAAAAAGAAGATGAAGCAATTGGCTCGCCGCGAAGGCGCCTATGCCGACCTGCCCGAAAAGCTGTACTACAAAACAGACAAGGATAACGAAACACTGCTCTTTTATGGCCTGAACCACGGGGAAGTGGGCAGTGCCCCCGAAGGTTATGAAAGTGTCACATGGATTAATACCGAGAAACTGACCGACGCACTTATCGATTGTCTTTATCAGAAAAACCCCGATGAAAATCAGTTCTGGCCCATCTGGCAAACATTTATCGACAGCAGCAACGGCATGCTTTCTAATAACTAA
- a CDS encoding HAD family hydrolase — protein sequence MKKLIIFDLDGTLLNTIADLAQSTNHALQRLGYPIHPEAAYNFMVGNGINKLFERALPEGEKSEENVLRVRKEFIPYYDVHNADKSRPYPGIPELLQQIQEAGMQPAVASNKYQAATEKLIAHYFPEIRFAAVFGQREGIAVKPDPHIVHDILAITRTDKEDVLYVGDSGVDMQTAANAGVTACGVTWGFRPRMELESFHPEHIVDEADKIFTLAMSC from the coding sequence ATGAAAAAGCTGATTATATTCGATTTGGACGGCACGCTGCTGAACACCATCGCCGACCTGGCACAAAGTACAAACCATGCCCTGCAGAGACTTGGATACCCAATACATCCGGAAGCTGCTTATAACTTCATGGTGGGCAACGGCATAAACAAACTGTTTGAACGTGCCTTGCCGGAAGGTGAAAAGAGCGAAGAAAACGTGCTGCGTGTGCGCAAAGAATTCATCCCCTACTACGACGTGCATAATGCCGACAAGAGCCGCCCCTATCCCGGCATACCCGAACTGTTGCAACAAATACAAGAGGCAGGGATGCAGCCGGCCGTAGCGTCCAACAAATATCAGGCCGCCACTGAGAAGCTGATTGCCCATTACTTCCCCGAGATTCGTTTTGCAGCCGTATTCGGACAGCGCGAAGGCATTGCCGTAAAGCCTGACCCGCACATCGTGCATGATATCCTCGCAATAACCCGTACGGATAAGGAGGACGTGCTCTATGTGGGAGATTCGGGAGTGGATATGCAGACGGCCGCCAATGCGGGAGTAACCGCATGCGGAGTGACATGGGGATTTCGTCCACGCATGGAGTTGGAATCTTTCCACCCTGAACATATCGTCGACGAAGCCGACAAAATCTTTACTCTGGCAATGTCTTGCTAA
- a CDS encoding DUF5687 family protein translates to MNLFLVLRKHGRLADKRNPMYEKSRFAKFWIYLMAAFWAGYLIFFGTTLAFAMQGGATEPYHILNSGLIFILALDFVTRMPFQKTPSQEVKPYILLPVKRRRLIDCLLLRSGLDLYNLFWFFFFVPFAVITVTRFYGVTGVITYLAGIWLLMLVNNYWYLLCRTLMSQRFWWLLLPIGVYGLMAAAMFIPDNSPVFSFSTDVGEGFIQGNPLTFAGTLVAVACFYLINSYVISGVMYNEINKVEDTTVQVKHVSEYRFLERYGQVGEYMKLELKLLLRNKMCKRALYSAGGVVIMFSALIAFTDAYQGGTKSFLVMYNFVLFGILFLSTIMGYEGNYIDGLMSRKESIYALLQAKYILYTCGQIVPFVLMIPAIVMDKVTLLTCLSWFFFIPGFVYFCMFQMAVYNNKTVNLNNTMTQRNMGTGMQNLISLAAFGLPLILLYTLQALFDDGTVAVIFIVIGIAFIATSRLWLQNVYRRFMKRRYRNMEGFRDSRQK, encoded by the coding sequence ATGAACCTCTTTTTAGTATTGCGAAAACACGGAAGACTGGCCGACAAGCGCAACCCGATGTACGAGAAGAGCCGTTTCGCCAAGTTCTGGATTTATCTGATGGCCGCTTTCTGGGCAGGCTATCTCATCTTCTTCGGCACGACGCTTGCCTTTGCCATGCAAGGCGGAGCCACGGAGCCTTACCACATCCTGAACTCCGGCCTGATATTCATCCTTGCACTCGACTTTGTCACCCGTATGCCTTTCCAGAAGACACCCAGCCAAGAAGTAAAGCCCTACATCCTGCTGCCCGTCAAGCGCCGTCGGCTCATCGACTGTCTGCTGCTTCGTTCGGGGCTGGATTTGTACAATCTCTTCTGGTTCTTTTTCTTCGTTCCGTTTGCCGTCATCACCGTCACCCGTTTCTATGGGGTTACGGGCGTCATCACTTATTTAGCGGGCATCTGGCTGCTGATGCTTGTCAACAACTACTGGTACCTGCTGTGCCGCACGCTGATGAGTCAACGCTTCTGGTGGCTGTTGCTTCCGATAGGTGTTTACGGGCTCATGGCCGCCGCCATGTTCATTCCGGACAACAGTCCGGTGTTCAGCTTCTCCACCGACGTGGGCGAAGGGTTCATTCAAGGCAATCCGCTCACCTTTGCGGGTACATTGGTCGCCGTGGCATGCTTCTACCTGATAAACAGCTACGTGATAAGCGGCGTGATGTACAACGAAATCAACAAAGTGGAAGACACCACCGTGCAAGTGAAACACGTATCGGAATACCGCTTCCTTGAACGCTACGGGCAAGTGGGCGAATACATGAAGCTGGAGCTGAAACTGCTGCTGCGCAACAAGATGTGCAAGCGCGCCCTCTATTCCGCCGGAGGCGTGGTCATCATGTTCAGCGCGCTTATCGCCTTTACCGACGCCTATCAGGGGGGCACGAAAAGTTTCCTCGTGATGTACAACTTCGTTCTTTTCGGCATCCTCTTCCTGAGCACCATCATGGGATATGAAGGCAACTACATAGACGGATTGATGAGCCGCAAAGAGAGCATTTACGCGCTGCTGCAGGCCAAATATATCCTCTATACCTGCGGGCAGATTGTACCGTTCGTGCTGATGATACCTGCCATCGTGATGGACAAGGTGACACTGCTGACCTGCCTTTCGTGGTTCTTCTTCATTCCGGGGTTTGTCTACTTCTGCATGTTCCAGATGGCCGTATACAACAACAAGACGGTGAACCTGAATAACACGATGACCCAACGCAACATGGGGACGGGGATGCAAAACCTCATCTCTCTTGCGGCTTTCGGACTGCCTCTGATTCTGCTGTACACGCTTCAAGCGCTGTTCGACGACGGCACCGTGGCGGTTATCTTCATTGTCATCGGCATCGCATTCATCGCCACTTCACGCCTTTGGCTGCAAAACGTCTACCGCCGCTTCATGAAACGCCGCTACCGGAATATGGAAGGATTCAGAGACAGCAGACAGAAATAG